Part of the Debaryomyces hansenii CBS767 chromosome C complete sequence genome is shown below.
TTTGACATTTGCACCCAATCCCAAAATAAAAGTGCGCTTTAAGTAATACAGTCAATCTACTTAAACATAGAACCAAATAGCTTGCCAAATTATGTTGGTCGTAGAAATAGAAagtatattattagataaaaCCATATCCCAGAACGATAgttttaattaatataagaATGAAGGTCAAGTGTTTTTTTAACCATTTTAAAccattttttaataaattatacaaaAATAGTCAAAATTTCCTAAGAACTAgatgattattattatttattacagCATaaataagaattataaGATTCTAATTAAGTCTTATTACTATTTCACAAGTTTTTTTGTATGGACATTAGATTTTATTGAACATAATACAGGGAATAGAATTGGgtatatttttaaaattagaatttgTCTACTGTAATggttattgaaaagataGATGGAAAAGTAGTAACCATTATTGTGAAACCAGGGTGAACCAATAAAATACTCTCGTTTGTAATCATTTTATAATGCTTTGCATATTATCAGGTATGTAAGCTTGCAATTTGGCTAGAATGGTAATATAGAGGTTTTAGGACAtaaaaattgcaaaatataacTTCAAAGGTATGTTTAACTTGAAATCTTCGAATTATAAAAGGAGGTAGTATTCACTGGCAGAAAAATCTTAGGTGAACATTTAAGCCAAGATGCCAGAGCCTACCAAAGACAAAGACAATACTAACGGACCAATTCCTATCACATTATTATCTGGATTCTTAGGTTCGGGAAAAACTACTTTGCTTGAGCATATTCTTACTACTGATCACTCTTTGAAAATTGCAGTAATTATAAACGATGTCtctaaattgaatatagatGCCGCTCTAATTAAGAATCATGTCGTTAATAGGAAAGAGGAAAAATTGATCCAGTTACAAAATGGTTGCATTTGTTGCACATTGAGAGGTGATTTATTAGAGGAACTAATCCTGTTGGCGAAAAATGGTGACATTCAATACATAGTTATTGAGTCTACTGGAATATCGGAACCAATGCAGGTTGCTGAAACGTTCACTACAGAATTTTCTGAGATGTTATTAGAATCTGAAGGTTCAATaccagaagaagatgaaaaaattattagagACATAATTGATATGGGGggattgaataaattaacaaAGCTTGACACATGTGTCACTGTTATCGATGCACTAAATTTCTTATCGAATATTGAAACAACCCAATTTTTAGCTGATAGATATGGTGATAACGGCCAAGGTGAACAGGAAAGAACAATTACCGATTTAATGATTGATCAAATAGAATTTTCAGATGTTATaataatcaacaaaatatcTACTACGAAAAAGAGACagcaaagaaaaattgaaaaaatgataaaatctttgaatCCTGTGGCCAAAATTTTGGTCGCTGATTACTGCAAAATTGACATTAATGAAGTGATCAGCACCAAAAAATACGATTTTGAAAAGGCATCTACTTCAGCAGGGTGGTTGCAAAGTATCAATGAAATGACCCTAAGAGAAGGTTTTGGAGATAAACACTCTACAGCTTTAACCCCAAAACCAGAAACTGAAGAATATggaatcaacaattttgtCTATACCGCTCGAAGGCCATTTCATCCCAAGCGTTTCTACGAGATGATAagagataaatttttcattatagAACAATCCGgatttgaagatgacgaagaaCCAGAAGAggaaattaataatgaaactGGTCACGAAAGTCTGGTGGATGAGAGCCTggacgaagaagaagaagaagaagaatattttgaaccAACGGAGAAgcagattttgaaaaataaaaagctGTCACCATTTGGCCCCTTATTACGTTCCAAGGGTTTCTTTTGGTTGGCATCAAGATATATAATTAGAGGAGAATGGTCTTCAGCAGGCCCAATGTTAACTATCAAAGGTGGAATTCCTTGGTTTGGCGTTGCAGGACCGGAGATGTATCCACCAGAAGCTgcaaaattaattgaagCAGATATGAAAGGCAAACACGATGATAGGCGTAATGAATTGGTCTTCATTGGTTTAAACATAAATCTGAAGAAATTGTCAGAAGCACTTGATTTATGCTTATTAACAGACGACGAGTTTGAATTATTCGAGGAAGTAGTCgacaaagaaagaaatttgTTCAAGGTTGAAAAAAAGTTACAAGGGGTATTTGAAGATGGGTTTGTTGATTGGATTACCTTTGATGAAGGAGAAAACAAAGTGGATATTAATACTGAAATTCATAGTCATATTGGTGACAGGAATTCTACGCCTACGCATAAATTAAGATAAGTACGCTTCGATGTAAATACTATTAAAGAACAAACTTTTTTAATAAGGTAGGTATTttagttaataaataaatttcatgAAGATTAATAAACTAAGCTTTTCagtttaaaattatttatatagtTTAAAAGATTTCACATAAGGGATAAAATAACTATGGCTCATAATTACCAATGATACAAGTAACTGCTTGACCACCTACTGAAATTGATGGTTTATCATTGAGTTTATCAATAGAAACATGCAATTTTGCATCTCTAGCAATTTTACACCCTTGTTTAATATCAGCAGATTTAGTATCTTTGGCAGAAATCAGACTTAAGTAAACACCTAATGCTCCAGCGCCACTACCACATGCTGGGTCTTCATTTACACCTATAACTGGAGCAAAACTCCTTGATTCATAAGTTCCATCTTCATGTTTACCGAAAACTTCAATTCCAGTCCAACCATAGAAGTTGGATAATCTTGCAATTTCCGTATAATTAGGTTCCAAATTGATTACATCAATTCCTTCGACTAATTGGATTGTAAGCCATTTAGGGCCAACATCGAGAAGGACAGGCGATGCAATTTTCGAGCAAAAACCAGAGGAAATTTTTAATGCACTCTCAAGTTCCAAGTGAACTGATGTGTCAATTGGAGTTATATGAAAATATGGTAACCTAAACGAAAGAATAAGGTTCTTTGGAATAGATACATCACCACCAACCAGAATTTCAACGAGTCCTGCACCACATTCCTGAATCAATTTTCCACTTTTCGGTTGAATAAGGCCACTCTCAATTAATGCAAAACAAGATCCAATTGTAGGGTGTCCAGCGAAAGGAAGTTCATTTTTAG
Proteins encoded:
- a CDS encoding DEHA2C01144p (similar to uniprot|Q5KHG2 Cryptococcus neoformans var CNE00170), which translates into the protein MPEPTKDKDNTNGPIPITLLSGFLGSGKTTLLEHILTTDHSLKIAVIINDVSKLNIDAALIKNHVVNRKEEKLIQLQNGCICCTLRGDLLEELISLAKNGDIQYIVIESTGISEPMQVAETFTTEFSEMLLESEGSIPEEDEKIIRDIIDMGGLNKLTKLDTCVTVIDALNFLSNIETTQFLADRYGDNGQGEQERTITDLMIDQIEFSDVIIINKISTTKKRQQRKIEKMIKSLNPVAKILVADYCKIDINEVISTKKYDFEKASTSAGWLQSINEMTLREGFGDKHSTALTPKPETEEYGINNFVYTARRPFHPKRFYEMIRDKFFIIEQSGFEDDEEPEEEINNETGHESSVDESSDEEEEEEEYFEPTEKQILKNKKSSPFGPLLRSKGFFWLASRYIIRGEWSSAGPMLTIKGGIPWFGVAGPEMYPPEAAKLIEADMKGKHDDRRNELVFIGLNINSKKLSEALDLCLLTDDEFELFEEVVDKERNLFKVEKKLQGVFEDGFVDWITFDEGENKVDINTEIHSHIGDRNSTPTHKLR
- a CDS encoding DEHA2C01166p (similar to uniprot|Q8NIL3 Schizosaccharomyces pombe aes1 Antisense-enhancing sequence 1), with the protein product MRDTRIFKQVDVFTNRKFKGNPVAVFFDADDLNSDEMQAIAKWTNLSETTFVLKTTNKDADYKLRIFTPKNELPFAGHPTIGSCFALIESGLIQPKSGKLIQECGAGLVEISVGGDVSIPKNLILSFRLPYFHITPIDTSVHLELESALKISSGFCSKIASPVLLDVGPKWLTIQLVEGIDVINLEPNYTEIARLSNFYGWTGIEVFGKHEDGTYESRSFAPVIGVNEDPACGSGAGALGVYLSSISAKDTKSADIKQGCKIARDAKLHVSIDKLNDKPSISVGGQAVTCIIGNYEP